The following proteins are encoded in a genomic region of Ostrinia nubilalis chromosome 1, ilOstNubi1.1, whole genome shotgun sequence:
- the LOC135072363 gene encoding glutaminase liver isoform, mitochondrial isoform X6, with protein MNSRQLRRLATAARPLKPSPCLRVRNYSQKWRNSAPTFYAVQTIDMRVREGSHRNADDVLFDMFKNEDTGLMPVGKFLAALRTTGIRKNDSRVKEVMHNLYKVHKEQNFEGGSPETLKLDRKTFKEVIAPNIVLITRAFRSQFVIPDFQDFIKDIEEMYWAAKSNTDGKVASYIPQLARANPDCWGVSVCTIDGQRFSIGDVTVPFTLQSTSKPLTYAMALETLGPDVVHKYVGTEPSGRNFNELVLDYNMKPHNPMINAGAILLCSLLKTLDKPEMTLAEKFDYVMSFFSRLAGNEVLGFNNAVFLSEREAADRNYALGFYMREHKCYPEKTNLRECMDFYFQCCSMEANCDIMSIMAATLANGGICPITDEKVLRPDSVRNVLSLMHSCGMYDYSGQFAFKVGLPAKSGVSGAMLIVVPNVMGICTWSPPLDPLGNSCRGLQFCDALIERFNFHKYDNIRYASHKKDPRRYKFETTGLSIVNLLFSAASGDLSALRRHHLSGMDMTLSDYDGRTALHLAAAEGHLACVDFLLAQCAVPHDPRDRWGSRPLNEAETFGHTAVVNYLKDWERTHPHNEATDAPPSSVDDLLEAKPDANDAVKDPSIQEIVSRNGDKVQ; from the exons ATGAACAGCCGACAACTCCGACGACTGGCTACCGCCGCCAGGCCCCTAAAACCTTCCCCGTGTCTTCGCGTCCGAAATTACAGTCAA AAATGGCGGAACTCGGCGCCGACGTTCTACGCCGTTCAAACCATCGATATGAG GGTTCGCGAAGGTTCTCACAGAAATGCCGACGACGTCCTATTTGATATGTTCAAGAATGAAGACACGGGACTTATGCCAGTTGGAAAGTTTTTGGCC gCCTTGAGAACCACCGGGATAAGAAAGAACGATTCTCGCGTGAAAGAAGTAATGCACAATCTATACAAAGTACATAAAGAACAAAATTTCGAAGGAGGCTCCCCAGAAACGCTGAAGCTAGATAGAAAAACATTTAAGGAAGTGATTGCTCCCAACATTGTTTTGATTACGAGGGCATTCCGCAGTCAGTTTGTCATTCCTGACTTCCAAGACTTCATAAAGGATATTGAGGAGATGTACTGGGCTGCAAAGAGCAACACCGATGGAAAAGTGGCCAGTTACATACCGCAGCTGGCTCGGGCCAACCCAGACTGTTGGGGAGTCAGCGTCTGCACAATCGACGGCCAAAGATTCTCTATTG GTGACGTGACTGTCCCATTCACACTACAGTCCACGAGTAAGCCCCTGACTTACGCAATGGCGCTCGAAACTCTGGGACCTGATGTGGTGCACAAATATGTTGGCACGGAGCCCAGCGGACGGAACTTCAATGAACTCGTCTTGGACTACAATA TGAAACCGCACAACCCGATGATCAACGCTGGTGCAATTTTATTATGCTCATTACTGAAAACCTTGGACAAGCCCGAAATGACTCTCGCTGAAAAGTTCGACTACGTCATGTCATTCTTTAGTCGCCTTGCGGGAAATGAGGTGTTGGGTTTCAATAATGCAGTATTTCTGTCCGAGAGAGAGGCAGCTGACAGAAACTATGCGCTGGGATTTTACATGCGCGAGCATAAATGCTATCCGGAAAAGACAAATCTTCGGGAATGCATGGATTTCTATTTCCAG TGTTGTTCCATGGAGGCAAACTGTGATATAATGTCGATAATGGCAGCGACCCTCGCAAACGGAGGAATATGCCCAATCACGGACGAGAAAGTTTTGCGTCCAGACTCTGTCCGTAACGTTCTGTCCCTGATGCACAGCTGCGGAATGTACGACTACTCGGGACAGTTCGCCTTCAAAGTGGGATTGCCTGCAAAATCTGGAGTTTCGGGAGCTATGCTTATTGTTGTCCCCAATGTAATGGGCATCTGCACTTGGTCTCCGCCTTTGGATCCTCTAGGAAACAGCTGCAGGGGTCTTCAGTTCTGTGAC gcCCTAATAGAGCGATTCAATTTCCATAAATACGACAATATCCGCTACGCGAGTCATAAAAAGGATCCAAGACGGTACAAGTTTGAAACCACCGGTCTCAGTATTGTGAATCTGTTATTCTCAGCGGCAAGTGGAGACCTTAGTGCTCTAAGAAg gCACCACTTATCTGGAATGGACATGACATTATCGGACTACGACGGCCGCACTGCTCTGCATTTAGCGGCGGCTGAAGGGCACCTAGCGTGTGTAGACTTCCTCTTAGCCCAATGCGCGGTGCCCCATGACCCCCGCGACCGCTGGGGCAGCCGCCCTCTAAACGAGGCCGAAACATTCGGCCACACTGCCGTAGTCAATTACCTCAAGGATTGGGAACGCACACATCCTCATAACGAGGCTACTGACGCTCCACCGTCTTCTGTAGACGATTTATTAGAAGCAAAACCCGACGCCAACGACGCCGTCAAAGACCCAAGTATACAAGAGATCGTTTCGAGGAATGGTGATAAAGTACAGTAG